A portion of the Pleuronectes platessa chromosome 15, fPlePla1.1, whole genome shotgun sequence genome contains these proteins:
- the LOC128457572 gene encoding serine protease FAM111A isoform X1, producing MTRYIMRGGSVESFIRGSRLTRTHLGDSAQRTRRDLDLGLRVFQEYSLPDSAVTPAGFSIYRQDRTSESDKILIQKRMEPKSETMDRSIENKSEALKEEGSPFVLAEDPNSAGNQVIKMEPKSEPMDRCIENKSEALKEEGSPSGKPPPVKKDEKPHRTHSFNWKSVEQKTILLSCNSAGTVEDSLKRNRPFKGIAKKNQGKELVLLRNGKAICSHFPCSLIKDECLTVKFIKAVNKPGEKAGGSAHVRRKGSSDEVVVFHVRMKGGEGIKRILKNPDLKKDVDEMTIFAYKGEKVKQALRRDARFLDIVFKKKCMLSTDVSSVDMSNLVDDLGGKTYTITEDKNLPDSQPSSLEEDLEQSAESQRPEAEENQDPSEQSVNDNTNTSGHKVAEQTREPISEEMRIHLSSQIENFMKRKKTVPFLDGDKKLLMTKIMSVEFGKNAQTCTEVRTMKKLMGFSNSVCQVRINGRPAGSGFLLFDRFVLTNAHVVKNVYNDSKKELNAEVTVHFSYESLNQTEREQDSVADVVVEEVAGFEYTEKVYDWALLKLRAGVNLPPALLNKCGYVNQSHGVCIIGHPDGGVKRIDPCLSIAPEKRNQVVEKSWVKNQDNTKLITDRFFEGVALSVMRCKHFRTYKTSFYEGASGSPVFDQDCNVLAMHSGGYLYKDEKTDTTKSVIEFGYPTSDVVERIIIQLVEREKFDVLKGFLDSKQENLSKMKSNVKKLVESRNLETFKAVVRRPVADKNIKEFFEFFRQNEEPVPMDTC from the exons ATGACAAGGTATATAATGAGAGGCGGATCTGTGGAAAGTTTCATTCGCGGAAGTCGTTTGACACGTACACACCTCGGTGACTCAGCACAAAGAACCAGGAGAGACT TGGACTTAGGTTTGAGAGTTTTTCAAGAATACTCACTGCCTGACTCCGCCGTTACTCCGGCCGGTTTTTCCATCTACCGGCAGGACAGGACCTCCGAGTCAG ATAAGATCCTAATTCAAAAAAGAATGGAACCGAAGTCGGAAACAATGGACAGAAGTATTGAG AATAAATCAGAAGCCCTGAAAGAGGAAGGGAGTCCATTTG tCCTTGCTGAAGATCCTAATTCAGCTGGAAACCAAGTGATAAAAATGGAACCTAAGTCGGAACCAATGGACAGATGTATTGAG AATAAATCAGAAGCCCTGAAAGAGGAAGGGAGTCCATCTGGTAAACCACCTCCTGTTAAAAAG GACGAGAAGCCACATAGAACCCATTCTTTCAATTGGAAATCAGTGGAACAGAAAACCATATTACTTTCCTGCAACAGCGCCGGAACTGTGGAGGACTCACTGAAAAGGAACCGACCGTTTAAGGGAATAGCAAAAAAGAACCAAGGCAAAGAGCTTGTTCTCCTCAGGAATGGGAAAGCTATTTGTTCACACTTTCCATGCAGCTTAATTAAAGATGAGTGTTTAACTGTCAagtttatcaaagctgtaaacaaGCCAGGGGAAAAAGCTGGTGGCTCTGCTCATGTCAGACGAAAGGGCTCATCTGATGAAGTTGTGGTGTTTCATGTACGGATGAAGGGGGGGGAGGGTATAAAACGCATCTTGAAGAACCCAGACCTAAAAAAGGATGTTGACGAAATGACAATTTTCGCGTACAAAGGGGAAAAGGTAAAGCAAGCTCTGAGAAGAGATGCACGATTTCTGGATATTGTATTCAAAAAGAAATGCATGCTCTCTACTGATGTCTCGAGCGTGGACATGTCCAATCTGGTGGATGACCTAGGTGGCAAAACTTACACAATCACTGAGGACAAAAATCTACCAGACAGTCAGCCTAGCAGTCTTGAAGAGGATTTAGAACAGTCAGCTGAGTCTCAGAGACCTGAAGCTGAAGAAAACCAGGATCCTTCAGAGCAGTCAGTGAATGACAATACCAACACAAGTGGTCACAAGGTGGCAGAACAAACCCGAGAGCCTATCTCAGAAGAAATGAGGATTCACCTCTCTTCACAGATTGAAAATTTTATGAAACGGAAGAAAACGGTTCCCTTTCTGGATGGGGATAAGAAACTTCTTATGACGAAAATCATGAGTGTCGAGTTTGGAAAAAATGCTCAGACGTGCACAGAAGTGAGAACAATGAAGAAACTGATGGGTTTCAGTAATTCAGTTTGTCAGGTTAGAATAAACGGGAGGCCAGCAGGAAGTGGCTTTCTCCTATTTGACAGGTTTGTCCTCACAAATGCCcatgtggtcaaaaacgtttaTAATGACAGTAAAAAGGAGCTTAATGCCGAGGTCACTGTCCATTTCTCTTATGAGAGTCTGAATCAGACGGAGAGAGAACAGGATTCGGTTGCTGATGTAGTAGTAGAGGAGGTCGCTGGCTTTGAATACACTGAGAAGGTGTATGACTGGGCTTTGTTAAAGCTCAGGGCTGGTGTGAACTTGCCTCCTgctctgttaaataaatgtggatACGTTAACCAAAGCCATGGTGTTTGCATCATCGGGCACCCTGATGGTGGAGTGAAAAGAATAGATCCATGCTTGAGTATTGCACCTGAAAAACGAAACCAGGTTGTGGAGAAGAGCTGGGTCAAAAATCAAGACAACACCAAATTGATTACTGATCGTTTCTTTGAAGGTGTGGCATTATCTGTTATGCGTTGCAAACATTTTCGAACTTACAAAACTTCTTTTTATGAAGGGGCGTCTGGCTCTCCTGTCTTTGATCAGGACTGCAACGTTTTGGCGATGCATTCAGGAGGGTATCTGTACAAAGACGAAAAAACAGATACAACAAAGAGTGTGATCGAGTTCGGCTATCCTACGTCTGACGTCGTTGAACGCATCATTATCCAGTTGGTGGAAAGAGAAAAGTTTGACGTGTTGAAGGGATTCCTCGATTCTAAACAAGAAAACCTCAGCAAGATGAAGAGTAATGTGAAGAAACTGGTTGAGAGCAGAAACCTTGAAACATTCAAAGCTGTTGTACGCAGACCAGTGGCTGACAAGAATATAAAGGAGTTCTTTGAATTCTTCCGTCAAAATGAGGAACCTGTCCCTATGGACACTTGTTAA
- the LOC128457572 gene encoding serine protease FAM111A isoform X2, translated as MEPKSEPMDKSFENKSEALKEEGSPSGKPPPVKKDEKPHRTHSFNWKSVEQKTILLSCNSAGTVEDSLKRNRPFKGIAKKNQGKELVLLRNGKAICSHFPCSLIKDECLTVKFIKAVNKPGEKAGGSAHVRRKGSSDEVVVFHVRMKGGEGIKRILKNPDLKKDVDEMTIFAYKGEKVKQALRRDARFLDIVFKKKCMLSTDVSSVDMSNLVDDLGGKTYTITEDKNLPDSQPSSLEEDLEQSAESQRPEAEENQDPSEQSVNDNTNTSGHKVAEQTREPISEEMRIHLSSQIENFMKRKKTVPFLDGDKKLLMTKIMSVEFGKNAQTCTEVRTMKKLMGFSNSVCQVRINGRPAGSGFLLFDRFVLTNAHVVKNVYNDSKKELNAEVTVHFSYESLNQTEREQDSVADVVVEEVAGFEYTEKVYDWALLKLRAGVNLPPALLNKCGYVNQSHGVCIIGHPDGGVKRIDPCLSIAPEKRNQVVEKSWVKNQDNTKLITDRFFEGVALSVMRCKHFRTYKTSFYEGASGSPVFDQDCNVLAMHSGGYLYKDEKTDTTKSVIEFGYPTSDVVERIIIQLVEREKFDVLKGFLDSKQENLSKMKSNVKKLVESRNLETFKAVVRRPVADKNIKEFFEFFRQNEEPVPMDTC; from the exons ATGGAACCTAAGTCGGAACCAATGGACAAAAGTTTTGAG AATAAATCAGAAGCCCTGAAAGAGGAAGGGAGTCCATCTGGTAAACCACCTCCTGTTAAAAAG GACGAGAAGCCACATAGAACCCATTCTTTCAATTGGAAATCAGTGGAACAGAAAACCATATTACTTTCCTGCAACAGCGCCGGAACTGTGGAGGACTCACTGAAAAGGAACCGACCGTTTAAGGGAATAGCAAAAAAGAACCAAGGCAAAGAGCTTGTTCTCCTCAGGAATGGGAAAGCTATTTGTTCACACTTTCCATGCAGCTTAATTAAAGATGAGTGTTTAACTGTCAagtttatcaaagctgtaaacaaGCCAGGGGAAAAAGCTGGTGGCTCTGCTCATGTCAGACGAAAGGGCTCATCTGATGAAGTTGTGGTGTTTCATGTACGGATGAAGGGGGGGGAGGGTATAAAACGCATCTTGAAGAACCCAGACCTAAAAAAGGATGTTGACGAAATGACAATTTTCGCGTACAAAGGGGAAAAGGTAAAGCAAGCTCTGAGAAGAGATGCACGATTTCTGGATATTGTATTCAAAAAGAAATGCATGCTCTCTACTGATGTCTCGAGCGTGGACATGTCCAATCTGGTGGATGACCTAGGTGGCAAAACTTACACAATCACTGAGGACAAAAATCTACCAGACAGTCAGCCTAGCAGTCTTGAAGAGGATTTAGAACAGTCAGCTGAGTCTCAGAGACCTGAAGCTGAAGAAAACCAGGATCCTTCAGAGCAGTCAGTGAATGACAATACCAACACAAGTGGTCACAAGGTGGCAGAACAAACCCGAGAGCCTATCTCAGAAGAAATGAGGATTCACCTCTCTTCACAGATTGAAAATTTTATGAAACGGAAGAAAACGGTTCCCTTTCTGGATGGGGATAAGAAACTTCTTATGACGAAAATCATGAGTGTCGAGTTTGGAAAAAATGCTCAGACGTGCACAGAAGTGAGAACAATGAAGAAACTGATGGGTTTCAGTAATTCAGTTTGTCAGGTTAGAATAAACGGGAGGCCAGCAGGAAGTGGCTTTCTCCTATTTGACAGGTTTGTCCTCACAAATGCCcatgtggtcaaaaacgtttaTAATGACAGTAAAAAGGAGCTTAATGCCGAGGTCACTGTCCATTTCTCTTATGAGAGTCTGAATCAGACGGAGAGAGAACAGGATTCGGTTGCTGATGTAGTAGTAGAGGAGGTCGCTGGCTTTGAATACACTGAGAAGGTGTATGACTGGGCTTTGTTAAAGCTCAGGGCTGGTGTGAACTTGCCTCCTgctctgttaaataaatgtggatACGTTAACCAAAGCCATGGTGTTTGCATCATCGGGCACCCTGATGGTGGAGTGAAAAGAATAGATCCATGCTTGAGTATTGCACCTGAAAAACGAAACCAGGTTGTGGAGAAGAGCTGGGTCAAAAATCAAGACAACACCAAATTGATTACTGATCGTTTCTTTGAAGGTGTGGCATTATCTGTTATGCGTTGCAAACATTTTCGAACTTACAAAACTTCTTTTTATGAAGGGGCGTCTGGCTCTCCTGTCTTTGATCAGGACTGCAACGTTTTGGCGATGCATTCAGGAGGGTATCTGTACAAAGACGAAAAAACAGATACAACAAAGAGTGTGATCGAGTTCGGCTATCCTACGTCTGACGTCGTTGAACGCATCATTATCCAGTTGGTGGAAAGAGAAAAGTTTGACGTGTTGAAGGGATTCCTCGATTCTAAACAAGAAAACCTCAGCAAGATGAAGAGTAATGTGAAGAAACTGGTTGAGAGCAGAAACCTTGAAACATTCAAAGCTGTTGTACGCAGACCAGTGGCTGACAAGAATATAAAGGAGTTCTTTGAATTCTTCCGTCAAAATGAGGAACCTGTCCCTATGGACACTTGTTAA